A section of the Citrus sinensis cultivar Valencia sweet orange chromosome 8, DVS_A1.0, whole genome shotgun sequence genome encodes:
- the LOC102627310 gene encoding uncharacterized protein LOC102627310 has translation MTRTLAGSQGRPVEAEEEVIWQRSFVLKKAERKTNASGANHVNQLGSFEPGSPHVCTGATRVFPFGVAILHCRLNTHATCYSFRGGVSDSVSFRRYSCTYTVRILTRVKAQVPLADCCDYLAPHVGGWGMVAVLGWAMAGFRSAGPTVSLSRFGELLSSARQ, from the exons ATGACACGTACACTAGCTGGCAGCCAAGGCCGACCGGTGGAGGCCGAGGAGGAAGTCATCTGGCAGCGCTCGTTTGTTCTGAAGAAAGCTGAACGGAAGACCAACGCGTCAGGTGCAAACCACGTGAATCAGTTGGGGTCTTTTGAGCCTGGCTCTCCACACGTGTGCACAGGTGCCACACGCGTTTTCCCCTTTGGCGTTGCAATTTTGCATTGCAGGCTCAACACTCATGCCACGTGTTATTCTTTCAG AGGAGGTGTTTCAGATTCAGTGAGTTTCAGGCGATACAGTTGCACGTACACAGTTAGGATTTTGACACGTGTGAAGGCCCAAGTCCCGTTGGCTGACTGCTGTGATTACCTAGCGCCTCACGTTGGGGGGTGGGGAATGGTGGCTGTGTTGGGCTGGGCTATGGCCGGCTTTCGCTCCGCTGGGCCAACGGTGTCCCTAAGTAGATTCGGGGAGCTTTTGTCATCTGCACGGCAGTAA
- the LOC102627598 gene encoding small polypeptide DEVIL 13 → MDEKWKLSKKDGSCSSSHASSSHKLPFTRSFSTKSTSSKSPLLQKSSSTKCPLPRSYSQKGSSISRKCSSLAKEQKARFYIMRRCVAMLVCWHKHGDS, encoded by the coding sequence ATGGATGAGAAGTGGAAGCTATCAAAGAAAGATGGTTCATGTAGCAGCAGCCATGCTTCAAGTTCACACAAGTTACCTTTCACAAGGAGCTTTTCAACAAAAAGCACTTCTTCAAAGTCCCCTCTCTTGCAAAAAAGTTCTTCCACTAAATGCCCTCTTCCTAGAAGCTACTCACAAAAGGGTTCCTCCATTTCAAGAAAGTGTAGTAGCTTGGCCAAAGAGCAAAAGGCAAGATTTTACATCATGAGGCGCTGCGTTGCCATGCTTGTTTGTTGGCACAAACATGGCGATTcttaa